The Mycolicibacterium boenickei genome has a segment encoding these proteins:
- a CDS encoding HIT family protein yields the protein MTGDERSIIDHGVGEPDHLQRLWTPHRMSYIVDAVKGDNKIGSAGSSQPFTDIPEMSDEDGLMVARGELVYAVLNLYPYNPGHLMVVPYRRVSELEDLTEAESAELMAFTQKAIRVIKAVSRPHGFNVGLNLGVSAGGSLAEHLHMHVVPRWGGDANFITIIGGAKVIPQLLSETRELLATEWARQP from the coding sequence GTGACGGGGGACGAGCGGTCGATCATCGATCATGGCGTGGGTGAACCCGACCATCTGCAGCGGCTGTGGACACCGCACCGGATGAGCTACATCGTCGATGCGGTCAAGGGCGACAACAAGATCGGCTCGGCCGGTTCGTCGCAGCCGTTCACCGACATCCCCGAGATGTCCGACGAGGACGGGCTCATGGTGGCCCGCGGTGAACTCGTGTACGCCGTGCTCAACCTGTACCCGTACAACCCGGGCCACCTCATGGTGGTGCCGTACCGGCGGGTGTCTGAGCTCGAGGACCTGACCGAGGCCGAGAGTGCCGAACTGATGGCGTTCACGCAGAAGGCGATTCGCGTCATCAAGGCCGTCTCGCGCCCGCACGGGTTCAACGTCGGCCTGAACCTGGGTGTCTCGGCCGGCGGCTCGCTGGCCGAGCACCTGCACATGCACGTGGTGCCGCGGTGGGGCGGCGACGCGAACTTCATCACGATCATCGGCGGCGCCAAGGTCATCCCGCAGTTGCTGAGCGAGACCCGGGAACTGCTCGCCACGGAATGGGCCCGCCAGCCGTGA
- the pgsA gene encoding phosphatidylinositol phosphate synthase, translated as MSNLFLMSRAAYAKLSRPVAKAALHAGLTPDIVTIVGTAGSVTAALTLFPIGQLWWGAFAVFVFVLADMLDGAMARERGGGTRFGAVLDATCDRIADGAIFAGLLWWAAFGLHDPTLVVGILICLITSQVISYIKARAEASGLRGDGGIIERPERLVIVLVGAGLSGVPFLHAPWLLQVAVWLLALASVVTVAQRIHAVRTSPGAMDLLQPLQPSQPDGGDTQEPGAS; from the coding sequence GTGAGCAACCTGTTCCTGATGAGCCGGGCGGCCTACGCGAAACTGTCGCGGCCGGTGGCCAAGGCGGCGCTGCACGCGGGCCTGACCCCCGACATCGTCACGATCGTCGGCACCGCCGGGTCGGTCACCGCCGCGCTGACGCTGTTCCCGATCGGTCAGCTGTGGTGGGGCGCGTTCGCGGTGTTCGTCTTCGTGCTCGCCGACATGCTCGATGGAGCGATGGCGCGTGAACGCGGCGGCGGCACCCGATTCGGCGCCGTGCTGGACGCGACGTGTGACCGCATCGCCGACGGCGCCATCTTCGCCGGCCTGCTGTGGTGGGCGGCGTTCGGGCTGCACGACCCGACACTCGTGGTCGGGATCCTCATCTGTCTGATCACCTCGCAGGTGATCTCCTACATCAAGGCCCGTGCCGAGGCCAGTGGGCTACGCGGCGACGGCGGCATCATCGAGCGCCCCGAGCGTCTGGTGATCGTGCTGGTCGGCGCCGGGCTCTCCGGGGTGCCGTTCCTGCACGCCCCCTGGCTGCTGCAGGTCGCCGTCTGGCTGCTGGCGCTGGCCAGTGTGGTCACGGTCGCGCAGCGGATCCACGCGGTCCGCACCTCACCTGGTGCCATGGACCTATTGCAGCCGCTGCAGCCCTCGCAGCCCGACGGCGGCGACACACAGGAGCCGGGAGCCTCGTGA